The genomic segment AATAGATGGGCAATTAAACTTGTTTTCACTCCTTGTAGAAAGTAGGTATATACCTAAATGACAACTTTTAGTGCTGAATTAAAAAACTTATCAATCGGATTACCGAAAAAAATGAAATATGGTACTGATAAAGAAATGGATACTGGCATCTGCAAAGAAACGATTGAGGAGGTCTTTTTAACAAAAGATGGCTTTAGAGGAGATGGTGTAGCAGACCTTCGACATCATGGGGGGCTTGACCGCGCAGTTTGTGTCTATCCGCATGAGCATTATTCGCTCTGGGAACAGGAGTTTAACAAGCCCCTACCAAGTTCGGCTTTCGGGGAGAATATAACAGTCACCAATATGTTGGAGCAAAACGTTCATATTGGTGACATTTTCCGTCTTGGAGATGCTGTTATTCAAATAACGCAAGGCAGAATTCCATGTAGCACGATTACAAAGAGAACCGATATGCCTCCCCTTCTTAAAAGAATGGTGGAAACCGGGTTCACAGGTTATTTATGTCGTGTTTTAGAAGAGGGCTCTGTACGAAAAGATTCGACAATTACATTAGTAGAATCTCATCCAAAACAAGTGTCCATCCTTTTTGCGAACCAGATTTATTTTCATCATCCAAAGGATATTGAAGGCATCAAAAAAGTGTTGGACGTTCAAGAATTGGCACACGATTGGCGTGAGCGATTGACCAAACGATTGGAGCAATTAACAAATCCATATATGTTGAACAAATGAATAC from the Sporosarcina psychrophila genome contains:
- a CDS encoding MOSC domain-containing protein is translated as MTTFSAELKNLSIGLPKKMKYGTDKEMDTGICKETIEEVFLTKDGFRGDGVADLRHHGGLDRAVCVYPHEHYSLWEQEFNKPLPSSAFGENITVTNMLEQNVHIGDIFRLGDAVIQITQGRIPCSTITKRTDMPPLLKRMVETGFTGYLCRVLEEGSVRKDSTITLVESHPKQVSILFANQIYFHHPKDIEGIKKVLDVQELAHDWRERLTKRLEQLTNPYMLNK